In one window of Syngnathus typhle isolate RoL2023-S1 ecotype Sweden linkage group LG7, RoL_Styp_1.0, whole genome shotgun sequence DNA:
- the LOC133157011 gene encoding uncharacterized protein LOC133157011 encodes MHRRRKRKITTVARRFITMTSVFFDLATTGLNSKVCDIVQIGAVCDEQTFNTYIVPDCCISRGASGVTGFYVANGLLFRYGEAMPTVSLHWALTSFIDFLASFQEPVYLVAHNASRFDVHVLSRILAEFSLLQKFRSVVACYVDTLLISRRMVPHSRNHKFHDLVWRHLGKGYDYDAYNPLEQAEVLQDLYNVWNPSWDTILDSMIYP; translated from the exons ATGCACCGGCGACGAAAGCGCAAGATAACAACAGTTGCCCGACGCTTCATCACG ATGACTTCGGTTTTCTTTGATTTGGCGACAACTGGATTGA ACAGCAAGGTGTGCGATATCGTCCAGATCGGAGCCGTTTGTGACGAGCAAACCTTCAACACCTACATTGTCCCCGATTGCTGCATCAGCAGGGGCGCGTCGGGGGTCACGGGCTTCTACGTGGCCAACGGCCTTCTCTTTCGCTATGGGGAAGCGATGCCCACTGTGTCACTCCACTGGGCTCTCACCTCCTTCATCGATTTCCTGGCCTCTTTCCAGGAGCCCGTGTACCTGGTGGCCCACAACGCCAGTCGCTTTGACGTCCACGTCCTCAGCAGGATTCTGGCCGAGTTCTCCCTCCTGCAGAAGTTCCGCAGCGTGGTGGCCTGCTACGTGGATACCTTATTGATCAGCAGGAGGATGGTCCCGCATAGCCGTAATCATAAATTTCATGACCTGGTGTGGCGCCACCTGGGCAAAGGCTACGACTATGACGCCTACAACCCGCTGGAGCAGGCCGAGGTGCTGCAGGACCTTTACAACGTTTGGAACCCAAGTTGGGATACCATTCTGGATTCCATGATCTACCCatag